A single Phalacrocorax aristotelis chromosome 18, bGulAri2.1, whole genome shotgun sequence DNA region contains:
- the MLXIPL gene encoding carbohydrate-responsive element-binding protein isoform X3: MAGTQVGLPGPFPEPPVGPCPVSDSDSDSEDAAVGGTGPGAGAQNPSQVIHSGHFMVSSPHCDALPRRRHGHTEPEPADPRSIDPTLTQLFECMSLEYSGKLVSPKWKNFKGLRLLCRDKIRLNNAIWRAWYIQYVERRKNPVCSFITPLEGSEADEHRKPEAVVLEGNYWKRRIEVVMREYHKWRIYYKKRLRKSTREGELSSPKQDEDAWRPMEKWCNQLFCNVVPMLLGDEEEEPGGRQHFDLDTFLSDISDTLFTMTQTPSTHQGFPEDAYVGNADMIQPDLAPLQPSLDDMDISDIFTSHRPPPLQMQPGYQEPPCFVPMAEPLFGGGGSLMGTRGLPASPEAPLPPGTLLQPGGASQLGLHGAFLGPELPSAPLSPDPAATAPSGLSTQLRHKPLLQYGLPGKCHSPEPPGPPYAPPIQSPRAPLLGPDPQFSPASAPRSKFPYAGSPGPSLLAHPASALSAPCFTTHTPALGYAVGMVPPAPPPLLPPILLGDPRFAPPKGLCKSGAGRLKAKPSSTKVKRLPGPTTPPHLAMPSPCLSQLLTTAEQKPTLDAPHPMGSGLMPASPVSPQSTVPDVPATFLSRMAQLSPGLASGSSPSQAVPMPVLLAGTQPGPGLLPKAERLSPTSGCGSDWPKPSQASPGPTVRLGAGISLHHPVSRQGRPESSKTESRRITHISAEQKRRFNIKLGFDTLQSLVSTLSAQPSVKVSKATTLQKTAEYICKLQQERAALQDEAQRLREQIKELNGSINLCQEQLPATGVPITHQRFDQMRSMFDEYVHSSTLQNWKFWIFSIIIRPLFESFNGMVSTASMESLTQTSLAWLDQHCSLPALRPTVLNSLRQLSISTSILSDPACIPEQATRAVAGMGRGGSSS; this comes from the exons ATGGCAGGAACTCAGGTGGGGCTCCCAGGACCCTTCCCAGAGCCCCCAGTTGGGCCATGCCCCGTCTCTGACTCCGACTCGGACTCTGAGGATGCAGCTGTGGGTGGCACAGGACCTGGCGCTGGGGCGCAGAACCCCTCCCAGGTCATCCACAGTGGCCACTTCATGGTGTCATCCCCACACTGCGACGCATTACCCCGCCGGCGCCACGGCCACACCGAGCCTGAACCGGCTGATCCCCGGAGCATCGACCCGACCCTCACCCAGCTCTTTGAGTGCATGAGCCTGGAGTATAG CGGGAAGCTGGTATCTCCAAAGTGGAAGAATTTCAAGGGCCTGCGGCTGCTTTGCCGGGATAAAATCCGTCTCAACAACGCCATCTGGAGAGCGTGGTACATCCAGT ACGTGGAGCGGAGAAAGAACCCTGTGTGTAGCTTCATCACCCCACTGGAGGGGTCAGAGGCTGATGAGCACCGAAAACCAGAG GCTGTCGTGCTGGAGGGCAACTACTGGAAGCGCCGCATTGAAGTGGTGATGAGGGAGTACCACAAGTGGAGGATCTACTACAAGAAGCGG ctccGAAAGTCAACCCGGGAGGGAGAGCTCTCCAGTCCAAAGCAG GATGAGGATGCCTGGAGGCCAATGGAGAAATGGTGCAACCAGCTCTTCTGCAACGTGGTGCCTATGCTGCTTggggatgaggaagaggagccGGGGGGTAGGCAGCACTTTGACTTGGACACCTTCCTCTCAGACATATCTGACACCCTCTTCACCATGACACAGACACCGAGCACCCACCAGGGATTCCCCGAGGATG CATATGTTGGGAATGCTGACATGATACAGCCAGACTTGGCACCCCTGCAACCCAGCCTGGATGATATGGACATCTCAG ATATCTTCACCAGCCACCGGCCACCACCATTGCAGATGCAGCCAGGCTACCAGGAGCCGCCCTGCTTCGTGCCCATGGCTGAGCCCCTGTTTGGTGGCGGGGGGTCCCTGATGGGCACGCGGGGGCTGCCCGCCAGCCCCGAGGCCCCGCTGCCTCCTGGCACCCTCCTCCAG CCCGGTGGTGCCTCCCAGCTTGGCCTCCACGGTGCCTTCCTGGGCCCTGAGCTCCCCTCGGCCCCCCTGTCCCCTGACCCCGCTGCCACAGCACCCAGCGGCCTCAGCACCCAGCTCCGACACAAGCCCCTGCTGCAGTATGGCCTCCCTGGCAAGTGCCACAGCCCAGAGCCTCCGGGACCCCCCTATGCCCCCCCCATCCAGTCCCCCAGGGCACCACTTCTGGGCCCAGACCCCCAGTTCTCCCCTGCCTCAGCCCCCCGGTCTAAGTTCCCCTACGCTGGCTCACCTGGCCCCTCGCTCCTCGCCCACCCTGCCTCCGCCCTCTCGGCACCCTGCTTTACCACCCACACCCCTGCGCTGGGCTATGCCGTGGGCATGGTGCCTCCGGCACCCCCGCCGCTCCTgccccccatcctgctgggcgACCCCAGGTTTGCTCCCCCAAAGGGGCTATGCAAGAGCGGGGCTGGGCGGCTGAAGGCAAAACCCAGCAGCACCAAGGTGAAGAGGCTGCCGGGACCCACCACGCCACCCCACCTGGCCatgcccagcccctgcctgagCCAGCTGCTGACCACAG ctgagcagaagccCACCCTGGATGCCCCACACCCAATGGGTTCAGGACTCATGCCTGCATCCCCTGTCTCCCCG cagagcactgtCCCCGATGTCCCTGCCACCTTCCTCTCCAGAATGGCTCAGCTGAGCCCAGGACTGGCTTCTGGATCCAGCCCTTCCCAAGCAGTGCCAatgccagtgctgctggcaggtaCCCAGCCAggcccagggctgctccccaaGGCAGAGCGTCTGTCCCCCACATCGGGTTGTG GCAGCGACTGGCCCAAGCCCAGCCAGGCTTCCCCAGGACCCACTGTGAGGCTGGGTGCTGGCATCTCCCTGCACCACCCTGTGTCCCGGCAGGGCAGGCCTGAGTCCAGCAAG ACGGAGAGCCGACGCATTACACACATCTCTGCCGAGCAGAAGAGACGCTTCAACATCAAGCTGGGCTTTGACACGCTGCAAAGCCTGGTGAGCACACTGAGTGCCCAGCCCAGCGTCAAG GTCAGCAAGGCCACCACCTTGCAGAAGACAGCCGAGTACATCtgcaagctgcagcaggagcgggcGGCCCTGCAGGATGAGGCGCAGCGGCTGCGGGAGCAGATCAAGGAGCTCAATGGCTCCATCAA cctgtgccaggagcagctgccgGCCACGGGGGTGCCCATCACACACCAGCGCTTTGACCAGATGCGCAGCATGTTCGATGAGTATGTCCACTCCTCCACGCTGCAGAACTGGAAGTTCTGGATC TTCAGTATCATCATCCGGCCCCTCTTTGAGTCTTTCAACGGCATGGTCTCCACGGCCAGCATGGAGAGCCTTACCCAGACGTCTCTCGCCTGGCTGGACCAGCACTGTTCCCTCCCAGCGCTTCGGCCAA CTGTCCTGAACTCCCTCCGGCAGCTAAGCATTTCCACCTCCATCCTGAGTGACCCAGCCTGCATTCCCGAGCAGGCAACAAGGGCAGTGGCGGGGATGGGCCGTGGTGGTTCCTCCTCCTAG
- the MLXIPL gene encoding carbohydrate-responsive element-binding protein isoform X2, whose translation MAGTQVGLPGPFPEPPVGPCPVSDSDSDSEDAAVGGTGPGAGAQNPSQVIHSGHFMVSSPHCDALPRRRHGHTEPEPADPRSIDPTLTQLFECMSLEYSGKLVSPKWKNFKGLRLLCRDKIRLNNAIWRAWYIQYVERRKNPVCSFITPLEGSEADEHRKPEAVVLEGNYWKRRIEVVMREYHKWRIYYKKRLRKSTREGELSSPKQDEDAWRPMEKWCNQLFCNVVPMLLGDEEEEPGGRQHFDLDTFLSDISDTLFTMTQTPSTHQGFPEDAYVGNADMIQPDLAPLQPSLDDMDISDIFTSHRPPPLQMQPGYQEPPCFVPMAEPLFGGGGSLMGTRGLPASPEAPLPPGTLLQPGGASQLGLHGAFLGPELPSAPLSPDPAATAPSGLSTQLRHKPLLQYGLPGKCHSPEPPGPPYAPPIQSPRAPLLGPDPQFSPASAPRSKFPYAGSPGPSLLAHPASALSAPCFTTHTPALGYAVGMVPPAPPPLLPPILLGDPRFAPPKGLCKSGAGRLKAKPSSTKVKRLPGPTTPPHLAMPSPCLSQLLTTAEQKPTLDAPHPMGSGLMPASPVSPQQSTVPDVPATFLSRMAQLSPGLASGSSPSQAVPMPVLLAGTQPGPGLLPKAERLSPTSGCGSDWPKPSQASPGPTVRLGAGISLHHPVSRQGRPESSKTESRRITHISAEQKRRFNIKLGFDTLQSLVSTLSAQPSVKVSKATTLQKTAEYICKLQQERAALQDEAQRLREQIKELNGSINLCQEQLPATGVPITHQRFDQMRSMFDEYVHSSTLQNWKFWIFSIIIRPLFESFNGMVSTASMESLTQTSLAWLDQHCSLPALRPTVLNSLRQLSISTSILSDPACIPEQATRAVAGMGRGGSSS comes from the exons ATGGCAGGAACTCAGGTGGGGCTCCCAGGACCCTTCCCAGAGCCCCCAGTTGGGCCATGCCCCGTCTCTGACTCCGACTCGGACTCTGAGGATGCAGCTGTGGGTGGCACAGGACCTGGCGCTGGGGCGCAGAACCCCTCCCAGGTCATCCACAGTGGCCACTTCATGGTGTCATCCCCACACTGCGACGCATTACCCCGCCGGCGCCACGGCCACACCGAGCCTGAACCGGCTGATCCCCGGAGCATCGACCCGACCCTCACCCAGCTCTTTGAGTGCATGAGCCTGGAGTATAG CGGGAAGCTGGTATCTCCAAAGTGGAAGAATTTCAAGGGCCTGCGGCTGCTTTGCCGGGATAAAATCCGTCTCAACAACGCCATCTGGAGAGCGTGGTACATCCAGT ACGTGGAGCGGAGAAAGAACCCTGTGTGTAGCTTCATCACCCCACTGGAGGGGTCAGAGGCTGATGAGCACCGAAAACCAGAG GCTGTCGTGCTGGAGGGCAACTACTGGAAGCGCCGCATTGAAGTGGTGATGAGGGAGTACCACAAGTGGAGGATCTACTACAAGAAGCGG ctccGAAAGTCAACCCGGGAGGGAGAGCTCTCCAGTCCAAAGCAG GATGAGGATGCCTGGAGGCCAATGGAGAAATGGTGCAACCAGCTCTTCTGCAACGTGGTGCCTATGCTGCTTggggatgaggaagaggagccGGGGGGTAGGCAGCACTTTGACTTGGACACCTTCCTCTCAGACATATCTGACACCCTCTTCACCATGACACAGACACCGAGCACCCACCAGGGATTCCCCGAGGATG CATATGTTGGGAATGCTGACATGATACAGCCAGACTTGGCACCCCTGCAACCCAGCCTGGATGATATGGACATCTCAG ATATCTTCACCAGCCACCGGCCACCACCATTGCAGATGCAGCCAGGCTACCAGGAGCCGCCCTGCTTCGTGCCCATGGCTGAGCCCCTGTTTGGTGGCGGGGGGTCCCTGATGGGCACGCGGGGGCTGCCCGCCAGCCCCGAGGCCCCGCTGCCTCCTGGCACCCTCCTCCAG CCCGGTGGTGCCTCCCAGCTTGGCCTCCACGGTGCCTTCCTGGGCCCTGAGCTCCCCTCGGCCCCCCTGTCCCCTGACCCCGCTGCCACAGCACCCAGCGGCCTCAGCACCCAGCTCCGACACAAGCCCCTGCTGCAGTATGGCCTCCCTGGCAAGTGCCACAGCCCAGAGCCTCCGGGACCCCCCTATGCCCCCCCCATCCAGTCCCCCAGGGCACCACTTCTGGGCCCAGACCCCCAGTTCTCCCCTGCCTCAGCCCCCCGGTCTAAGTTCCCCTACGCTGGCTCACCTGGCCCCTCGCTCCTCGCCCACCCTGCCTCCGCCCTCTCGGCACCCTGCTTTACCACCCACACCCCTGCGCTGGGCTATGCCGTGGGCATGGTGCCTCCGGCACCCCCGCCGCTCCTgccccccatcctgctgggcgACCCCAGGTTTGCTCCCCCAAAGGGGCTATGCAAGAGCGGGGCTGGGCGGCTGAAGGCAAAACCCAGCAGCACCAAGGTGAAGAGGCTGCCGGGACCCACCACGCCACCCCACCTGGCCatgcccagcccctgcctgagCCAGCTGCTGACCACAG ctgagcagaagccCACCCTGGATGCCCCACACCCAATGGGTTCAGGACTCATGCCTGCATCCCCTGTCTCCCCG cagcagagcactgtCCCCGATGTCCCTGCCACCTTCCTCTCCAGAATGGCTCAGCTGAGCCCAGGACTGGCTTCTGGATCCAGCCCTTCCCAAGCAGTGCCAatgccagtgctgctggcaggtaCCCAGCCAggcccagggctgctccccaaGGCAGAGCGTCTGTCCCCCACATCGGGTTGTG GCAGCGACTGGCCCAAGCCCAGCCAGGCTTCCCCAGGACCCACTGTGAGGCTGGGTGCTGGCATCTCCCTGCACCACCCTGTGTCCCGGCAGGGCAGGCCTGAGTCCAGCAAG ACGGAGAGCCGACGCATTACACACATCTCTGCCGAGCAGAAGAGACGCTTCAACATCAAGCTGGGCTTTGACACGCTGCAAAGCCTGGTGAGCACACTGAGTGCCCAGCCCAGCGTCAAG GTCAGCAAGGCCACCACCTTGCAGAAGACAGCCGAGTACATCtgcaagctgcagcaggagcgggcGGCCCTGCAGGATGAGGCGCAGCGGCTGCGGGAGCAGATCAAGGAGCTCAATGGCTCCATCAA cctgtgccaggagcagctgccgGCCACGGGGGTGCCCATCACACACCAGCGCTTTGACCAGATGCGCAGCATGTTCGATGAGTATGTCCACTCCTCCACGCTGCAGAACTGGAAGTTCTGGATC TTCAGTATCATCATCCGGCCCCTCTTTGAGTCTTTCAACGGCATGGTCTCCACGGCCAGCATGGAGAGCCTTACCCAGACGTCTCTCGCCTGGCTGGACCAGCACTGTTCCCTCCCAGCGCTTCGGCCAA CTGTCCTGAACTCCCTCCGGCAGCTAAGCATTTCCACCTCCATCCTGAGTGACCCAGCCTGCATTCCCGAGCAGGCAACAAGGGCAGTGGCGGGGATGGGCCGTGGTGGTTCCTCCTCCTAG
- the MLXIPL gene encoding carbohydrate-responsive element-binding protein isoform X1 has protein sequence MAGTQVGLPGPFPEPPVGPCPVSDSDSDSEDAAVGGTGPGAGAQNPSQVIHSGHFMVSSPHCDALPRRRHGHTEPEPADPRSIDPTLTQLFECMSLEYSGKLVSPKWKNFKGLRLLCRDKIRLNNAIWRAWYIQYVERRKNPVCSFITPLEGSEADEHRKPEAVVLEGNYWKRRIEVVMREYHKWRIYYKKRLRKSTREGELSSPKQDEDAWRPMEKWCNQLFCNVVPMLLGDEEEEPGGRQHFDLDTFLSDISDTLFTMTQTPSTHQGFPEDAYVGNADMIQPDLAPLQPSLDDMDISDIFTSHRPPPLQMQPGYQEPPCFVPMAEPLFGGGGSLMGTRGLPASPEAPLPPGTLLQVSQTPACILRLPVTRPPILTLLCLPQPGGASQLGLHGAFLGPELPSAPLSPDPAATAPSGLSTQLRHKPLLQYGLPGKCHSPEPPGPPYAPPIQSPRAPLLGPDPQFSPASAPRSKFPYAGSPGPSLLAHPASALSAPCFTTHTPALGYAVGMVPPAPPPLLPPILLGDPRFAPPKGLCKSGAGRLKAKPSSTKVKRLPGPTTPPHLAMPSPCLSQLLTTAEQKPTLDAPHPMGSGLMPASPVSPQSTVPDVPATFLSRMAQLSPGLASGSSPSQAVPMPVLLAGTQPGPGLLPKAERLSPTSGCGSDWPKPSQASPGPTVRLGAGISLHHPVSRQGRPESSKTESRRITHISAEQKRRFNIKLGFDTLQSLVSTLSAQPSVKVSKATTLQKTAEYICKLQQERAALQDEAQRLREQIKELNGSINLCQEQLPATGVPITHQRFDQMRSMFDEYVHSSTLQNWKFWIFSIIIRPLFESFNGMVSTASMESLTQTSLAWLDQHCSLPALRPTVLNSLRQLSISTSILSDPACIPEQATRAVAGMGRGGSSS, from the exons ATGGCAGGAACTCAGGTGGGGCTCCCAGGACCCTTCCCAGAGCCCCCAGTTGGGCCATGCCCCGTCTCTGACTCCGACTCGGACTCTGAGGATGCAGCTGTGGGTGGCACAGGACCTGGCGCTGGGGCGCAGAACCCCTCCCAGGTCATCCACAGTGGCCACTTCATGGTGTCATCCCCACACTGCGACGCATTACCCCGCCGGCGCCACGGCCACACCGAGCCTGAACCGGCTGATCCCCGGAGCATCGACCCGACCCTCACCCAGCTCTTTGAGTGCATGAGCCTGGAGTATAG CGGGAAGCTGGTATCTCCAAAGTGGAAGAATTTCAAGGGCCTGCGGCTGCTTTGCCGGGATAAAATCCGTCTCAACAACGCCATCTGGAGAGCGTGGTACATCCAGT ACGTGGAGCGGAGAAAGAACCCTGTGTGTAGCTTCATCACCCCACTGGAGGGGTCAGAGGCTGATGAGCACCGAAAACCAGAG GCTGTCGTGCTGGAGGGCAACTACTGGAAGCGCCGCATTGAAGTGGTGATGAGGGAGTACCACAAGTGGAGGATCTACTACAAGAAGCGG ctccGAAAGTCAACCCGGGAGGGAGAGCTCTCCAGTCCAAAGCAG GATGAGGATGCCTGGAGGCCAATGGAGAAATGGTGCAACCAGCTCTTCTGCAACGTGGTGCCTATGCTGCTTggggatgaggaagaggagccGGGGGGTAGGCAGCACTTTGACTTGGACACCTTCCTCTCAGACATATCTGACACCCTCTTCACCATGACACAGACACCGAGCACCCACCAGGGATTCCCCGAGGATG CATATGTTGGGAATGCTGACATGATACAGCCAGACTTGGCACCCCTGCAACCCAGCCTGGATGATATGGACATCTCAG ATATCTTCACCAGCCACCGGCCACCACCATTGCAGATGCAGCCAGGCTACCAGGAGCCGCCCTGCTTCGTGCCCATGGCTGAGCCCCTGTTTGGTGGCGGGGGGTCCCTGATGGGCACGCGGGGGCTGCCCGCCAGCCCCGAGGCCCCGCTGCCTCCTGGCACCCTCCTCCAGGTGAGCCAGACCCCAGCCTGCATCCTGCGGCTGCCGGTGACCCGACCACCCATCTTGACCCTCCTGTGTCTCCCACAGCCCGGTGGTGCCTCCCAGCTTGGCCTCCACGGTGCCTTCCTGGGCCCTGAGCTCCCCTCGGCCCCCCTGTCCCCTGACCCCGCTGCCACAGCACCCAGCGGCCTCAGCACCCAGCTCCGACACAAGCCCCTGCTGCAGTATGGCCTCCCTGGCAAGTGCCACAGCCCAGAGCCTCCGGGACCCCCCTATGCCCCCCCCATCCAGTCCCCCAGGGCACCACTTCTGGGCCCAGACCCCCAGTTCTCCCCTGCCTCAGCCCCCCGGTCTAAGTTCCCCTACGCTGGCTCACCTGGCCCCTCGCTCCTCGCCCACCCTGCCTCCGCCCTCTCGGCACCCTGCTTTACCACCCACACCCCTGCGCTGGGCTATGCCGTGGGCATGGTGCCTCCGGCACCCCCGCCGCTCCTgccccccatcctgctgggcgACCCCAGGTTTGCTCCCCCAAAGGGGCTATGCAAGAGCGGGGCTGGGCGGCTGAAGGCAAAACCCAGCAGCACCAAGGTGAAGAGGCTGCCGGGACCCACCACGCCACCCCACCTGGCCatgcccagcccctgcctgagCCAGCTGCTGACCACAG ctgagcagaagccCACCCTGGATGCCCCACACCCAATGGGTTCAGGACTCATGCCTGCATCCCCTGTCTCCCCG cagagcactgtCCCCGATGTCCCTGCCACCTTCCTCTCCAGAATGGCTCAGCTGAGCCCAGGACTGGCTTCTGGATCCAGCCCTTCCCAAGCAGTGCCAatgccagtgctgctggcaggtaCCCAGCCAggcccagggctgctccccaaGGCAGAGCGTCTGTCCCCCACATCGGGTTGTG GCAGCGACTGGCCCAAGCCCAGCCAGGCTTCCCCAGGACCCACTGTGAGGCTGGGTGCTGGCATCTCCCTGCACCACCCTGTGTCCCGGCAGGGCAGGCCTGAGTCCAGCAAG ACGGAGAGCCGACGCATTACACACATCTCTGCCGAGCAGAAGAGACGCTTCAACATCAAGCTGGGCTTTGACACGCTGCAAAGCCTGGTGAGCACACTGAGTGCCCAGCCCAGCGTCAAG GTCAGCAAGGCCACCACCTTGCAGAAGACAGCCGAGTACATCtgcaagctgcagcaggagcgggcGGCCCTGCAGGATGAGGCGCAGCGGCTGCGGGAGCAGATCAAGGAGCTCAATGGCTCCATCAA cctgtgccaggagcagctgccgGCCACGGGGGTGCCCATCACACACCAGCGCTTTGACCAGATGCGCAGCATGTTCGATGAGTATGTCCACTCCTCCACGCTGCAGAACTGGAAGTTCTGGATC TTCAGTATCATCATCCGGCCCCTCTTTGAGTCTTTCAACGGCATGGTCTCCACGGCCAGCATGGAGAGCCTTACCCAGACGTCTCTCGCCTGGCTGGACCAGCACTGTTCCCTCCCAGCGCTTCGGCCAA CTGTCCTGAACTCCCTCCGGCAGCTAAGCATTTCCACCTCCATCCTGAGTGACCCAGCCTGCATTCCCGAGCAGGCAACAAGGGCAGTGGCGGGGATGGGCCGTGGTGGTTCCTCCTCCTAG
- the MLXIPL gene encoding carbohydrate-responsive element-binding protein isoform X4, with the protein MAGTQVGLPGPFPEPPVGPCPVSDSDSDSEDAAVGGTGPGAGAQNPSQVIHSGHFMVSSPHCDALPRRRHGHTEPEPADPRSIDPTLTQLFECMSLEYSGKLVSPKWKNFKGLRLLCRDKIRLNNAIWRAWYIQYVERRKNPVCSFITPLEGSEADEHRKPEAVVLEGNYWKRRIEVVMREYHKWRIYYKKRLRKSTREGELSSPKQDEDAWRPMEKWCNQLFCNVVPMLLGDEEEEPGGRQHFDLDTFLSDISDTLFTMTQTPSTHQGFPEDAYVGNADMIQPDLAPLQPSLDDMDISDIFTSHRPPPLQMQPGYQEPPCFVPMAEPLFGGGGSLMGTRGLPASPEAPLPPGTLLQVSQTPACILRLPVTRPPILTLLCLPQPGGASQLGLHGAFLGPELPSAPLSPDPAATAPSGLSTQLRHKPLLQYGLPGKCHSPEPPGPPYAPPIQSPRAPLLGPDPQFSPASAPRSKFPYAGSPGPSLLAHPASALSAPCFTTHTPALGYAVGMVPPAPPPLLPPILLGDPRFAPPKGLCKSGAGRLKAKPSSTKVKRLPGPTTPPHLAMPSPCLSQLLTTAEQKPTLDAPHPMGSGLMPASPVSPQSTVPDVPATFLSRMAQLSPGLASGSSPSQAVPMPVLLAGTQPGPGLLPKAERLSPTSGCGSDWPKPSQASPGPTVRLGAGISLHHPVSRQGRPESSKTESRRITHISAEQKRRFNIKLGFDTLQSLVSTLSAQPSVKVSKATTLQKTAEYICKLQQERAALQDEAQRLREQIKELNGSINLCQEQLPATGVPITHQRFDQMRSMFDEYVHSSTLQNWKFWILSISTSILSDPACIPEQATRAVAGMGRGGSSS; encoded by the exons ATGGCAGGAACTCAGGTGGGGCTCCCAGGACCCTTCCCAGAGCCCCCAGTTGGGCCATGCCCCGTCTCTGACTCCGACTCGGACTCTGAGGATGCAGCTGTGGGTGGCACAGGACCTGGCGCTGGGGCGCAGAACCCCTCCCAGGTCATCCACAGTGGCCACTTCATGGTGTCATCCCCACACTGCGACGCATTACCCCGCCGGCGCCACGGCCACACCGAGCCTGAACCGGCTGATCCCCGGAGCATCGACCCGACCCTCACCCAGCTCTTTGAGTGCATGAGCCTGGAGTATAG CGGGAAGCTGGTATCTCCAAAGTGGAAGAATTTCAAGGGCCTGCGGCTGCTTTGCCGGGATAAAATCCGTCTCAACAACGCCATCTGGAGAGCGTGGTACATCCAGT ACGTGGAGCGGAGAAAGAACCCTGTGTGTAGCTTCATCACCCCACTGGAGGGGTCAGAGGCTGATGAGCACCGAAAACCAGAG GCTGTCGTGCTGGAGGGCAACTACTGGAAGCGCCGCATTGAAGTGGTGATGAGGGAGTACCACAAGTGGAGGATCTACTACAAGAAGCGG ctccGAAAGTCAACCCGGGAGGGAGAGCTCTCCAGTCCAAAGCAG GATGAGGATGCCTGGAGGCCAATGGAGAAATGGTGCAACCAGCTCTTCTGCAACGTGGTGCCTATGCTGCTTggggatgaggaagaggagccGGGGGGTAGGCAGCACTTTGACTTGGACACCTTCCTCTCAGACATATCTGACACCCTCTTCACCATGACACAGACACCGAGCACCCACCAGGGATTCCCCGAGGATG CATATGTTGGGAATGCTGACATGATACAGCCAGACTTGGCACCCCTGCAACCCAGCCTGGATGATATGGACATCTCAG ATATCTTCACCAGCCACCGGCCACCACCATTGCAGATGCAGCCAGGCTACCAGGAGCCGCCCTGCTTCGTGCCCATGGCTGAGCCCCTGTTTGGTGGCGGGGGGTCCCTGATGGGCACGCGGGGGCTGCCCGCCAGCCCCGAGGCCCCGCTGCCTCCTGGCACCCTCCTCCAGGTGAGCCAGACCCCAGCCTGCATCCTGCGGCTGCCGGTGACCCGACCACCCATCTTGACCCTCCTGTGTCTCCCACAGCCCGGTGGTGCCTCCCAGCTTGGCCTCCACGGTGCCTTCCTGGGCCCTGAGCTCCCCTCGGCCCCCCTGTCCCCTGACCCCGCTGCCACAGCACCCAGCGGCCTCAGCACCCAGCTCCGACACAAGCCCCTGCTGCAGTATGGCCTCCCTGGCAAGTGCCACAGCCCAGAGCCTCCGGGACCCCCCTATGCCCCCCCCATCCAGTCCCCCAGGGCACCACTTCTGGGCCCAGACCCCCAGTTCTCCCCTGCCTCAGCCCCCCGGTCTAAGTTCCCCTACGCTGGCTCACCTGGCCCCTCGCTCCTCGCCCACCCTGCCTCCGCCCTCTCGGCACCCTGCTTTACCACCCACACCCCTGCGCTGGGCTATGCCGTGGGCATGGTGCCTCCGGCACCCCCGCCGCTCCTgccccccatcctgctgggcgACCCCAGGTTTGCTCCCCCAAAGGGGCTATGCAAGAGCGGGGCTGGGCGGCTGAAGGCAAAACCCAGCAGCACCAAGGTGAAGAGGCTGCCGGGACCCACCACGCCACCCCACCTGGCCatgcccagcccctgcctgagCCAGCTGCTGACCACAG ctgagcagaagccCACCCTGGATGCCCCACACCCAATGGGTTCAGGACTCATGCCTGCATCCCCTGTCTCCCCG cagagcactgtCCCCGATGTCCCTGCCACCTTCCTCTCCAGAATGGCTCAGCTGAGCCCAGGACTGGCTTCTGGATCCAGCCCTTCCCAAGCAGTGCCAatgccagtgctgctggcaggtaCCCAGCCAggcccagggctgctccccaaGGCAGAGCGTCTGTCCCCCACATCGGGTTGTG GCAGCGACTGGCCCAAGCCCAGCCAGGCTTCCCCAGGACCCACTGTGAGGCTGGGTGCTGGCATCTCCCTGCACCACCCTGTGTCCCGGCAGGGCAGGCCTGAGTCCAGCAAG ACGGAGAGCCGACGCATTACACACATCTCTGCCGAGCAGAAGAGACGCTTCAACATCAAGCTGGGCTTTGACACGCTGCAAAGCCTGGTGAGCACACTGAGTGCCCAGCCCAGCGTCAAG GTCAGCAAGGCCACCACCTTGCAGAAGACAGCCGAGTACATCtgcaagctgcagcaggagcgggcGGCCCTGCAGGATGAGGCGCAGCGGCTGCGGGAGCAGATCAAGGAGCTCAATGGCTCCATCAA cctgtgccaggagcagctgccgGCCACGGGGGTGCCCATCACACACCAGCGCTTTGACCAGATGCGCAGCATGTTCGATGAGTATGTCCACTCCTCCACGCTGCAGAACTGGAAGTTCTGGATC CTAAGCATTTCCACCTCCATCCTGAGTGACCCAGCCTGCATTCCCGAGCAGGCAACAAGGGCAGTGGCGGGGATGGGCCGTGGTGGTTCCTCCTCCTAG